Proteins from one Saccharomyces eubayanus strain FM1318 chromosome XI, whole genome shotgun sequence genomic window:
- the DAD2 gene encoding Dad2p, which yields MDSIDEQIITKRKELQSLQKITSLTDGLKLQLVKLNEQVKEMGTNAEAVAQLMNNWDSIINNISQASLGLLQYAEGDYEIGPWEDSKKRESEQQREKDLGSHEKNENDDDNDEEEDLVPLPETMVRIRVDGNE from the coding sequence ATGGACTCAATAGATGAACAAATAATCACGAAGCGAAAAGAACTGCAGTCGTTGCAGAAGATAACGAGCCTGACCGATGGACTGAAACTTCAACTAGTCAAGCTGAATGAGCAAGTCAAAGAAATGGGTACAAATGCGGAAGCAGTTGCGCAGTTGATGAACAATTGGGACTctataataaacaatataTCACAGGCTAGTTTGGGCTTGCTACAATACGCGGAAGGTGATTATGAGATAGGTCCATGGGAAGATTCTAAGAAACGTGAGTCTGAACAGCAAAGGGAGAAAGATCTAGGATCCCACGAGAAAAACGAGaatgatgacgataatgacgaagaggaagatCTGGTACCCTTGCCTGAAACTATGGTCAGGATCAGGGTAGATGGTAacgaataa
- the HBS1 gene encoding ribosome dissociation factor GTPase HBS1: MSYSDYSDGADDIPDFHDEGEFDDYLNDEDYDLMNEVFPPLKEELRDYHGCDNLTLKLALLDNDFDLESTVVELKKTLKKKKAPKKPTNTANGTANVAQKLADVSISKPKSNGLPDWLDEEEEEDERKDSDAGDDGRLVQRYYKTTVPTKPKKPQDISAFVQSQLPHLSFVVLGHVDAGKSTLMGRLLYDLKIVNQAQLRKLQKESETLGKSSFKFAWIMDQTNEERERGVTVSICTSHFSTERANFTIVDAPGHRDFVPNAIMGISQADMAILCVDCSTNAFESGFNLDGQTKEHMLLAFSLGIQNLIIAMNKMDNVNWSQQRFEEIKSKLLPYLADIGFCEDNISWVPISGFSGEGVHKIDYPNEVKQWYNGPTLMATLENTASEISKESKKTTEEDPFLFSILEIIPLKKTNNELALVSGKLESGSIQPGESLTIYPSEQSCIVDKIQVGSQQGQSTNHEETDVAIKGDFVTLRLRKAYPEDIQDGDLAASVDYLSVHSAQVFILELTTFEMNRPLLPGTPFILFIGVKEQPAKIKRLISLIDEDNNVTKKKVRHLGSKQRALVEVELIEVKRWIPLLTVSENDRLSRVVLRKDGRTIAAGKISEISE; encoded by the coding sequence ATGAGTTACAGCGACTACAGCGATGGTGCAGACGATATTCCTGACTTCCACGATGAAGGTGAGTTCGATGATTATTTGAATGACGAGGACTACGATTTGATGAATGAGGTGTTTCCCCCTTTGAAGGAGGAGTTGCGAGACTACCATGGCTGCGATAATCTCACTCTGAAACTAGCCTTACTGGACAATGATTTCGATCTCGAAAGCACGGTAGTGGAGCTGAAGAAAaccttgaagaagaaaaaggcaCCTAAGAAGCCAACGAATACTGCTAACGGTACTGCCAACGTAGCCCAAAAACTGGCTGACGTATCGATCTCGAAACCAAAGTCCAACGGGCTTCCAGATTGGCTCGAYgaagaagaagaagaggatgaaCGCAAGGATTCTGATGCAGGCGATGACGGGAGGCTCGTGCAGAGATACTACAAGACCACGGTACCCACAAAACCCAAAAAGCCTCAAGATATCTCTGCGTTCGTTCAATCACAATTACCCCATTTAAGTTTTGTGGTTCTTGGCCATGTTGATGCGGGAAAGTCCACGCTAATGGGTAGACTTCTTTatgatttgaagattgTTAATCAAGCACAACTAAGAAAATTACAGAAAGAGAGCGAAACCTTGGGTAAGTCATCGTTTAAGTTTGCGTGGATCATGGATCAAACGAATGAAGAACGGGAACGTGGTGTAACAGTCTCCATTTGCACGTCCCATTTCTCCACCGAAAGGGCAAACTTTACCATCGTGGATGCACCCGGTCACAGAGACTTTGTTCCGAACGCCATCATGGGGATATCTCAAGCAGATATGGCCATTCTGTGTGTAGACTGTAGCACCAACGCTTTCGAATCAGGGTTTAATCTAGATGGGCAAACAAAGGAGCATATGCTGTTGGCATTTAGTCTGGGAATCCAGAATTTGATCATTGCTATGAACAAGATGGATAATGTGAATTGGTCTCAACAAaggtttgaagaaattaaatcGAAGCTGTTGCCATATCTAGCGGATATCGGGTTTTGTGAGGATAACATCAGTTGGGTACCTATCAGCGGATTTTCTGGTGAAGGTGTTCATAAAATAGATTACCCAAACGAAGTAAAACAATGGTACAATGGTCCTACTTTAATGGCCACTTTGGAAAATACCGCGTCTGAAATCTCAAAGGAGAGTAAAAAAACTACTGAAGAGGatccatttttattttctatattgGAGATCATTCcactaaagaaaacaaataacgAATTAGCTTTAGTTTCAGGTAAATTGGAATCAGGCTCAATTCAGCCTGGTGAATCTTTGACGATATATCCGTCGGAGCAAAGTTGCATCGTGGATAAGATTCAAGTAGGTTCTCAACAGGGACAATCAACAAACCACGAAGAGACAGACGTTGCTATCAAAGGTGATTTTGTCACTTTGAGATTACGCAAAGCTTACCCAGAAGACATTCAAGACGGCGACTTGGCTGCATCAGTCGATTATTTATCTGTCCATTCGGCACAAGTTTTCATCTTGGAGTTAACCACATTTGAGATGAATAGACCCTTGCTACCAGGAACACcatttattcttttcattggCGTCAAGGAGCAACCTGCTAAGATCAAGAGGTTAATATCGTTGATTGACGAGGATAACAACGTTACTAAGAAGAAAGTTAGACATTTGGGTTCAAAACAAAGGGCTCTGGTGGAGGTAGAGCTAATTGAAGTCAAAAGATGGATTCCTCTACTAACTGTTAGTGAAAATGACCGTTTGAGTAGAGTTGTACTTAGAAAAGACGGCAGGACCATTGCAGCCGGTAAGATCTCCGAGATATCTGAATAA
- the MRPL20 gene encoding mitochondrial 54S ribosomal protein mL58: MISRTVCRRSFSTSVSIGKQFGFPQTQVTSIYNKTKSASNYKGYLKQKDAPGMHYQPSESIATGSINSETVPRSFMATNDPRKEFDMPAQVVQATHSPNVLVSKSTVNGKTYHLGPQEVEEIQRLRQENPQKYTRKVLAAKYGVSPLFVSLISKPNGQRAQEMEGRLQEIKSRWKDKRFVAREDRKRRKLLWYQA; this comes from the coding sequence ATGATTAGTAGAACTGTGTGCCGCAGATCATTTAGTACCAGTGTTTCCATTGGGAAACAGTTTGGGTTTCCGCAGACACAAGTGACGTCTATCTACAACAAGACCAAGAGCGCATCCAACTATAAAGGGTATCTAAAACAGAAAGATGCTCCAGGAATGCATTATCAGCCATCAGAATCCATCGCCACGGGTTCCATCAATAGTGAAACCGTTCCTCGTAGCTTCATGGCAACTAATGACCCTCGGAAGGAGTTCGATATGCCTGCTCAGGTCGTTCAAGCGACGCACTCTCCCAACGTTCTCGTAAGTAAAAGCACAGTGAACGGCAAGACGTATCATTTGGGGCCACAAGAGGTCGAGGAGATCCAGAGATTGCGTCAAGAGAACCCTCAGAAGTACACACGTAAGGTTTTGGCCGCCAAGTATGGCGTATCGCCGTTATTTGTATCATTGATTTCGAAGCCAAATGGCCAACGGGCGCAAGAAATGGAGGGCAGGCTGCAAGAAATTAAATCACGCTGGAAGGACAAGAGGTTTGTGGCCAGAGAGGACCGTAAACGCAGAAAGCTGTTGTGGTACCAGGCGTGA